From one Orcinus orca chromosome 10, mOrcOrc1.1, whole genome shotgun sequence genomic stretch:
- the NRM gene encoding nurim isoform X2 gives MAPALLLVPAALASFILAFGTGVEFVRFTSLRPLLGGISESGGPDARQGWLAALQDQSILVPLAWDLGLLLLFVGQHSLMATETVKSWMSRYFGVLQRSLYVACTALALQVYYHVLGLGEPLALKSPRALRLFSHLRHPVCVELLTVLWVVPTLGTDRLLLALLLTLYLGLAHGLDQQDLRYLRAQLQRKLHLLSRPQDGEAE, from the exons ATGGCCCCTGCACTGCTCCTCGTCCCTGCTGCCCTCGCCTCTTTCATCCTGGCCTTTGGCACTGGAGTGGAGTTCGTGCGCTTTACCTCCCTTCGGCCACTTCTTGGAGGAATCTCGGAGTCTGGTGGTCCGG ATGCCCGCCAGGGATGGCTGGCTGCCCTGCAGGACCAAAGCATTCTTGTCCCCCTGGCTTGGGATCTGGGGCTCCTGCTACTATTTGTGGGGCAGCACAGCCTCATGGCAACTGAGACAGTGAAGTCATGGATGTCCCGGTACTTCGGGGTCCTTCAGAGGTCTCTGTACGTGGCATGCACTGCCCTGGCCTTGCAG GTGTACTACCATGTGCTGGGGCTGGGCGAGCCTCTGGCCCTGAAGTCTCCCCGGGCTCTGAGACTCTTCTCCCACCTGCGCCACCCAGTGTGTGTGGAGCTGCTGACTGTGCTATGGGTGGTGCCCACCCTGGGCACTGACCGCCTCCTCCTTGCTCTCCTCCTTACCCTCTACCTGGGCCTGGCTCACGGACTGGACCAGCAAGATCTCCGCTACCTCCGGGCCCAGCTGCAAAGAAAACTCCACCTGCTCTCCCGGCCCCAGGACGGGGAGGCCGAGTGA
- the NRM gene encoding nurim isoform X1: MAPALLLVPAALASFILAFGTGVEFVRFTSLRPLLGGISESGGPDARQGWLAALQDQSILVPLAWDLGLLLLFVGQHSLMATETVKSWMSRYFGVLQRSLYVACTALALQLVMRYWEPVPRGPVLWEARAEPWATWVPLLCFVLHVISWLLIFSILLVFDYAELMGLKQVYYHVLGLGEPLALKSPRALRLFSHLRHPVCVELLTVLWVVPTLGTDRLLLALLLTLYLGLAHGLDQQDLRYLRAQLQRKLHLLSRPQDGEAE; encoded by the exons ATGGCCCCTGCACTGCTCCTCGTCCCTGCTGCCCTCGCCTCTTTCATCCTGGCCTTTGGCACTGGAGTGGAGTTCGTGCGCTTTACCTCCCTTCGGCCACTTCTTGGAGGAATCTCGGAGTCTGGTGGTCCGG ATGCCCGCCAGGGATGGCTGGCTGCCCTGCAGGACCAAAGCATTCTTGTCCCCCTGGCTTGGGATCTGGGGCTCCTGCTACTATTTGTGGGGCAGCACAGCCTCATGGCAACTGAGACAGTGAAGTCATGGATGTCCCGGTACTTCGGGGTCCTTCAGAGGTCTCTGTACGTGGCATGCACTGCCCTGGCCTTGCAG CTGGTGATGCGGTACTGGGAGCCCGTGCCCAGGGGCCCCGTGTTGTGGGAGGCTCGGGCCGAGCCCTGGGCCACTTGGGTGCCCCTCCTCTGCTTTGTGCTCCACGTCATTTCCTGGCTCCTCATCTTCAGCATCCTTCTCGTCTTTGACTACGCAGAGCTCATGGGCCTCAAACAG GTGTACTACCATGTGCTGGGGCTGGGCGAGCCTCTGGCCCTGAAGTCTCCCCGGGCTCTGAGACTCTTCTCCCACCTGCGCCACCCAGTGTGTGTGGAGCTGCTGACTGTGCTATGGGTGGTGCCCACCCTGGGCACTGACCGCCTCCTCCTTGCTCTCCTCCTTACCCTCTACCTGGGCCTGGCTCACGGACTGGACCAGCAAGATCTCCGCTACCTCCGGGCCCAGCTGCAAAGAAAACTCCACCTGCTCTCCCGGCCCCAGGACGGGGAGGCCGAGTGA